One window of Cryptosporangium minutisporangium genomic DNA carries:
- a CDS encoding fatty acid--CoA ligase family protein, whose translation MNLLTLLDMTVAGHGDRTLLGTAQTGLTGLDLQQRARVGAAHVLASGARTVVYLGENGIGFPIALFAAATAGVPFLPLNYRLSHEQLVDVVAAQDQPYVITADSTITAGGAVTVDEWLTLTQGTAPDVTLPPEPDPDAEAVLLLTSGTTAAPKSAVLRHRHLAAYVLDTVEFSGASPTDAVVVSVPPYHIAAVANLLSNLYSGRRIVYLDKFTPEGWLRTVADEGITNAMVVPTMLSRIVDVLEAGTVAAPPTLRSLSYGGAPLAPSILERALRLLPDVGFVNAYGLTETSSSIAVLGPDDHRAAAASDDPAVRARLGSVGRPLPSVEIQIRNTDGAPAAPGEIGAIFVRGPQVAGEYRQGGSRIDADGWFPTRDEGYLDADGYLFVRGRADDTIIRGGENIAPAEIEEAIHQLPGVAEAVVVGIPDEEWGQRIGAFVIARPGADLTEDGVREFVRSRLRTSKTPDVVTFVEDLPRTPTGKILRRELVK comes from the coding sequence ATGAACCTCCTCACCCTGCTCGACATGACCGTCGCCGGCCACGGCGACCGAACCCTTCTCGGCACCGCGCAGACCGGTCTGACCGGCCTCGACCTGCAGCAGCGCGCTCGCGTCGGGGCTGCGCACGTGCTCGCGTCGGGCGCGCGGACCGTGGTCTACCTCGGCGAGAACGGCATCGGCTTCCCGATCGCGCTGTTCGCCGCCGCCACCGCCGGCGTGCCGTTCCTCCCGCTGAACTACCGGCTTTCCCACGAGCAACTGGTCGACGTCGTCGCGGCGCAGGACCAGCCCTACGTCATCACCGCCGACTCCACGATCACCGCGGGCGGCGCCGTCACCGTGGACGAGTGGCTGACCCTGACCCAGGGCACCGCGCCGGACGTCACCCTGCCGCCCGAGCCGGATCCGGACGCGGAGGCCGTGCTGCTGTTGACCAGTGGCACCACCGCAGCGCCGAAGAGCGCCGTGCTCCGCCACCGCCACCTCGCGGCGTACGTGCTGGACACCGTGGAGTTCAGCGGCGCCTCCCCCACCGACGCGGTCGTCGTCAGCGTGCCGCCGTACCACATCGCGGCCGTCGCGAACCTGCTGTCGAACCTCTACAGCGGACGGCGGATCGTCTACCTGGACAAGTTCACGCCGGAGGGCTGGCTCCGCACGGTCGCGGACGAAGGCATCACCAACGCGATGGTGGTGCCGACGATGCTGTCCCGGATCGTCGACGTGCTGGAGGCCGGCACCGTGGCGGCGCCGCCCACGCTGCGCTCGCTCTCCTACGGCGGCGCACCGCTCGCCCCGTCGATCCTGGAGCGTGCGCTGAGGCTGCTGCCGGACGTCGGGTTCGTCAACGCGTACGGGCTGACCGAGACGTCGTCCTCGATCGCGGTGCTCGGGCCGGACGACCACCGCGCCGCCGCCGCGAGCGACGACCCGGCGGTTCGCGCGCGGCTCGGGTCGGTCGGGCGTCCGCTGCCGAGCGTCGAGATCCAGATCCGGAACACCGACGGAGCGCCGGCCGCGCCCGGCGAGATCGGCGCGATCTTCGTCCGCGGACCGCAGGTCGCCGGTGAGTACCGCCAGGGCGGCAGCCGGATCGACGCCGACGGCTGGTTCCCCACCCGGGACGAGGGCTACCTCGACGCGGACGGTTACCTGTTCGTCCGGGGGCGCGCGGACGACACGATCATCCGCGGCGGCGAGAACATCGCACCCGCCGAGATCGAGGAGGCGATCCACCAGCTGCCCGGGGTCGCCGAGGCCGTCGTGGTGGGGATCCCGGACGAGGAGTGGGGCCAGCGGATCGGCGCGTTCGTCATCGCCCGGCCGGGTGCGGACCTCACCGAGGACGGCGTGCGGGAGTTCGTCCGGAGCCGGCTGCGCACGTCCAAGACGCCGGACGTCGTCACGTTCGTCGAGGACCTGCCCAGGACACCCACCGGCAAGATCCTCCGCCGCGAACTCGTGAAGTAG